One window of Campylobacter sp. RM12651 genomic DNA carries:
- the flhA gene encoding flagellar biosynthesis protein FlhA, translating into MAKQKNTMLSLVAPYLEPLVKFKSLSMVGLIVAILAIIIVPLPSGILDFCLALSIAISVLMILIAMYIPKPTDLTTFPTLILIITLFRLSLNIATTRMILSKGHEGPAAVSDIIASFGEFVVGGNYVIGVVVFCILVLINFMVVTKGSTRVSEVQARFTLDAMPGKQMAIDADLNAGLITEEQARERRQEIIGEANFYGAMDGSSKFIKGDAVAGIIITIINIVGGLLIGMFQHDLELNAAASSYTILTIGDGLVSQIPGLITSTATAIIITRASKEEKPFAEKSLEQLFGDYKTLFIVGFILFVFALVPGLPTISLGFMAFVFGGLGFLLMKTKDEDLLSPKPKQKGAAQQPNTSGAAPAQSTTPPRKSEAEIAAERKKKNEESLNLEMLELQIGYSLVKVAESDLIDRIPTMRQTIAKNLGFLMQDIRIIDNIQLDPNEYDFRIKGISIAKNIIYPDKFLAIDNGFDETDEIEGIEVIEPAFGSKAIWIDPSEKNKATMSGYVVVHPGAVISTHLSELVKEHAAELLTRQEVNSLLDRLKLTQSVLVEEVLKITSIGLIQKVLKELLKEQIPIKDMISILETISDLVPYTQDIDTITDHVRASLNRVITNMYLDDNNKLQFYALSMQVNRRLLEMLVTNKNGTTTLAINTEQTHALYTAISDKVKEHYNMHSNTFILLVEPSLRRKIKEICERFGLKQVVVLAYSEIANNADFDNIGNVDAAI; encoded by the coding sequence ATGGCAAAACAAAAAAATACTATGCTAAGCCTAGTAGCTCCTTATTTAGAGCCACTTGTAAAATTTAAAAGTCTTTCTATGGTAGGTTTAATAGTTGCTATTTTAGCAATTATTATCGTTCCTTTACCATCTGGAATACTTGATTTTTGCTTAGCACTTAGTATTGCTATATCGGTTTTGATGATTTTAATAGCTATGTATATTCCAAAACCGACTGATTTGACTACTTTTCCAACATTAATTTTAATAATTACTCTTTTTAGACTAAGCCTTAATATCGCAACCACTAGAATGATTTTAAGCAAAGGGCATGAAGGTCCTGCTGCGGTTAGTGATATAATTGCTAGTTTTGGAGAATTTGTTGTAGGCGGAAATTATGTAATAGGGGTTGTTGTATTTTGTATCTTAGTATTAATTAATTTTATGGTTGTTACAAAGGGTTCAACTCGTGTTAGTGAAGTTCAAGCTAGATTTACGCTAGATGCAATGCCAGGAAAACAAATGGCAATTGATGCTGATTTAAATGCAGGGCTTATTACAGAAGAACAAGCTAGAGAAAGGCGTCAAGAAATAATAGGCGAAGCGAACTTTTATGGAGCTATGGATGGTTCTTCTAAATTTATTAAAGGTGATGCAGTTGCAGGTATAATCATTACTATTATTAATATAGTTGGCGGACTTTTAATAGGTATGTTTCAGCACGATTTAGAATTAAATGCTGCTGCTTCTAGTTATACTATTTTAACTATAGGAGATGGACTTGTATCTCAAATCCCAGGATTAATCACTTCAACAGCAACAGCTATAATTATTACTCGTGCAAGCAAAGAAGAAAAACCATTTGCTGAAAAATCTTTAGAGCAATTATTTGGAGATTATAAAACTTTATTTATAGTTGGGTTTATTTTGTTCGTATTTGCTTTAGTCCCTGGTCTTCCTACTATTTCACTAGGTTTTATGGCTTTTGTATTTGGTGGGCTTGGCTTTTTACTTATGAAGACTAAAGATGAAGATTTATTAAGTCCTAAACCAAAGCAAAAAGGAGCAGCTCAACAACCAAACACAAGTGGAGCAGCACCAGCTCAAAGCACAACACCACCTAGAAAAAGTGAAGCTGAAATTGCAGCAGAGCGTAAAAAGAAAAATGAAGAAAGCTTAAATCTTGAAATGCTTGAATTACAAATCGGATATTCTTTAGTAAAAGTTGCTGAAAGTGATTTAATAGATAGAATTCCAACAATGCGTCAAACAATAGCTAAAAATCTAGGTTTTTTAATGCAAGATATTAGAATAATTGATAATATTCAATTAGACCCTAATGAATATGATTTTAGAATTAAAGGAATTTCAATTGCAAAAAATATTATATATCCTGATAAATTTTTAGCAATTGATAATGGTTTTGATGAAACCGATGAAATAGAAGGAATAGAAGTAATAGAACCTGCTTTTGGTTCAAAAGCTATTTGGATTGACCCAAGTGAAAAAAATAAGGCTACAATGAGTGGTTATGTAGTAGTTCATCCTGGTGCAGTAATTAGCACACATTTAAGTGAGTTGGTTAAAGAACACGCAGCCGAACTTTTAACTAGGCAAGAAGTAAATTCTTTATTAGATAGATTAAAGCTTACTCAAAGTGTATTGGTTGAAGAAGTATTGAAAATCACTTCAATAGGTCTTATACAAAAGGTATTAAAAGAATTATTAAAAGAGCAAATTCCAATAAAAGATATGATAAGTATATTAGAAACAATATCTGATTTAGTGCCTTATACTCAAGATATTGATACAATAACAGATCATGTAAGAGCTAGTCTTAATAGAGTAATTACTAATATGTATTTAGATGATAATAACAAACTACAATTTTATGCACTATCAATGCAAGTGAATAGGCGTTTATTGGAAATGCTAGTAACTAATAAGAACGGCACAACAACCCTAGCAATCAATACAGAGCAAACCCACGCTTTATATACAGCAATTAGCGATAAAGTAAAAGAGCATTATAATATGCATTCAAATACTTTTATATTATTAGTAGAACCTAGTCTTAGAAGAAAGATAAAAGAGATTTGTGAAAGATTTGGATTAAAACAAGTTGTTGTTCTTGCTTATAGCGAGATTGCAAATAACGCTGATTTTGATAATATAGGTAATGTTGATGCAGCAATTTAG
- a CDS encoding Rrf2 family transcriptional regulator: MLFTRASEYALISLIYIAKHKSPIDVDTLASELNIPRSFLAKILQNLARAHILKSYKGINGGFILAKEPNLINIKDVIISAEKKEPLVFECTGDDKCPSNRHDTCKIYPIITNLQDKINSFLTDITLEQILK, encoded by the coding sequence ATGTTATTTACAAGAGCTAGTGAATATGCTTTAATTAGTTTAATTTACATTGCAAAACATAAAAGTCCAATAGATGTAGATACTTTAGCAAGTGAATTAAATATACCAAGAAGCTTTTTAGCAAAAATATTACAAAATTTAGCAAGAGCGCATATTTTAAAATCTTATAAAGGTATTAATGGTGGTTTTATTCTGGCAAAAGAACCAAATTTAATAAATATAAAAGATGTCATAATATCTGCTGAAAAAAAAGAGCCTTTAGTTTTTGAATGCACAGGAGATGATAAGTGTCCTAGCAATAGGCACGATACTTGTAAAATATATCCTATAATTACCAACTTACAAGATAAAATAAATTCTTTTTTAACTGATATTACCTTAGAGCAGATTTTAAAATAA
- the carB gene encoding carbamoyl-phosphate synthase large subunit, producing MQDVNKILVIGSGPIIIGQAAEFDYAGTQACLSLKEEGKYVILINSNPATIMTDKNIADEIYIEPITLEFVTKVIKKTRPDAILATLGGQVALNMAIELDKVGILKEYNIKVLGSSLDTINKAEDRELFRALMNELNEPVPPSVIVNNTKSAISFANECGYPVVVRPAFTMGGTGGGICENEAELKKIASEGLIYSPTRQCLIEKSIAGFIELEYEVIRDRADNAILICDMENIDPVGIHTGDSLVVAPTQTLEPKIKQQMIDVAIKLIRALKIEGGCNVQIALNPITKEYFIIEVNPRVSRSSALASKATSFPIAKIAAKIAIGKTLDEIKNEASGLSYLEYKPNLDYIVTKAPRFAFDKFKDANRYLGTQMKATGEVMGLGTSLAESILKAIKSLEYGICHLGLKNGETYTDEKIKKRLIKAGDERIFFIGEALRRGISVDEIMNLTKMQRLFIDTFKQIIDTEHELKEKKFDIQALTKAKQIGLADKIIAHRWECKQKEVYELRAKNNIRPIYKCVQPMDYKNLIPSFYSTYNKEFKDTNEISNKQKIIVLGSGPIRIGQGIEFDYSSVHAIWAIKEMGYEAIIINNNPETLSTDYSVANKLYFEPLSNEEVLEIINIEKPLGVIVSFGGQTAINLAEFLEANGVKILGTSLDSINTAEDRKLFEKLMSDLGLNQPKGITAISVDEAIKNANLIGYPVLVRPSFVLGGRAMQVVFNDEELKKYMQEATEVSLDKPILIDKYLCGKELEVDAICDGENVYIPSILEHIERAGVHSGDSTAITPSVSISDEVKEEIINYTKKLALALKIKGLLNIQFVYFENKLYVLEVNPRASRTLPFLSKVINKNLANIALKAALGISLKEQGITKEFEEIQGMYYVKVPVFSFSKLSLVDTVLGPEMKSTGEVMGTSTSANKALYKGLVASGVRIEEFGGVLFSIDDKNKADSLELARGFMNLGYKILATKNTAIYFNNHGINAISVNKLGDEDDIISKIVNGEITLVINTPRDAKNSLSDGFKIRRAASESKVASFTNLDIAKAYLKALEEISLSVYSL from the coding sequence ATGCAAGATGTAAATAAAATTTTAGTTATAGGAAGTGGTCCTATTATAATTGGTCAAGCAGCAGAGTTTGATTATGCAGGAACTCAAGCTTGTTTATCGCTTAAAGAAGAAGGTAAATATGTAATATTAATCAATTCAAACCCAGCTACTATTATGACTGATAAAAATATTGCTGATGAGATTTATATAGAGCCAATTACTTTAGAATTTGTAACAAAGGTTATTAAAAAAACTCGCCCTGATGCAATCTTGGCTACCTTAGGCGGACAAGTTGCTTTAAATATGGCAATAGAATTAGATAAAGTAGGGATTTTAAAAGAATATAATATAAAAGTATTAGGTTCTAGCTTAGATACTATTAATAAGGCTGAAGATAGAGAATTATTTAGAGCATTAATGAATGAATTAAATGAACCTGTTCCACCAAGTGTTATTGTAAATAATACAAAGAGTGCAATTTCTTTTGCTAATGAATGTGGTTATCCTGTTGTTGTTCGTCCAGCATTTACTATGGGTGGAACTGGCGGCGGAATTTGTGAAAATGAAGCTGAACTTAAAAAAATAGCTAGCGAAGGCTTAATTTATTCTCCTACTAGACAATGTTTAATTGAAAAATCAATAGCAGGATTTATAGAACTTGAATATGAAGTTATAAGAGATAGAGCTGATAATGCTATATTAATTTGCGATATGGAAAATATTGACCCTGTTGGAATTCATACAGGTGATTCATTGGTTGTTGCACCAACTCAAACACTTGAGCCAAAAATCAAACAACAAATGATAGATGTTGCTATTAAATTAATAAGAGCATTAAAAATTGAAGGTGGTTGTAATGTTCAAATAGCTTTAAACCCAATTACAAAAGAATATTTTATTATTGAAGTAAATCCTAGAGTTTCACGCTCAAGTGCTTTAGCTAGTAAAGCAACTTCATTTCCTATAGCAAAAATCGCAGCAAAAATCGCAATAGGCAAAACTTTAGATGAGATTAAAAACGAAGCAAGTGGTTTAAGCTATCTTGAGTATAAACCAAATCTTGATTATATAGTTACTAAAGCTCCTAGATTTGCATTTGATAAGTTTAAAGATGCTAATCGTTATCTAGGCACTCAAATGAAAGCAACGGGTGAAGTAATGGGCTTAGGAACTAGCCTAGCTGAAAGTATTTTAAAAGCTATTAAATCACTTGAATATGGAATTTGTCATCTAGGTCTTAAAAACGGCGAAACATACACAGATGAAAAAATCAAAAAGCGTTTAATTAAAGCTGGAGATGAAAGAATATTTTTCATAGGAGAAGCTTTAAGGCGTGGAATTAGTGTTGATGAGATTATGAATCTTACTAAAATGCAAAGATTATTTATAGATACATTTAAGCAAATCATTGACACAGAACACGAATTAAAAGAGAAAAAATTTGATATTCAAGCACTTACAAAAGCTAAGCAAATAGGACTAGCTGATAAAATTATCGCACATCGTTGGGAATGCAAGCAAAAAGAAGTGTATGAATTAAGAGCTAAAAACAATATAAGACCTATTTATAAATGCGTTCAGCCGATGGATTATAAAAATCTAATTCCAAGTTTTTATTCAACTTATAATAAAGAATTTAAAGACACAAATGAAATTAGCAATAAGCAAAAAATCATAGTTTTAGGAAGTGGCCCTATTAGAATTGGTCAAGGAATTGAGTTTGATTATTCTAGCGTGCATGCTATTTGGGCTATTAAAGAAATGGGCTATGAAGCAATAATAATTAATAACAATCCTGAAACATTATCAACTGATTATAGCGTAGCTAATAAGCTTTATTTTGAGCCTTTAAGCAATGAAGAAGTTTTAGAAATTATTAATATTGAAAAACCTTTAGGGGTAATTGTTAGTTTTGGTGGTCAAACTGCTATTAATTTAGCTGAGTTTTTAGAAGCAAATGGAGTTAAGATTTTAGGCACAAGTTTAGATAGTATAAATACTGCTGAAGATAGAAAATTATTTGAAAAATTAATGAGTGATTTAGGCTTAAATCAACCTAAAGGAATTACCGCAATTAGTGTTGATGAAGCTATCAAAAATGCTAATTTAATAGGCTATCCTGTATTAGTTCGTCCATCGTTTGTTTTAGGTGGTAGAGCTATGCAAGTTGTATTTAATGATGAAGAACTTAAAAAATATATGCAAGAAGCAACAGAAGTAAGCCTTGATAAACCTATATTAATTGATAAATATTTATGCGGAAAAGAGCTTGAAGTAGACGCTATTTGTGATGGAGAAAATGTTTATATACCAAGTATTTTAGAGCATATTGAAAGAGCAGGTGTGCATAGTGGAGATAGCACAGCAATAACTCCAAGTGTTAGTATAAGTGATGAGGTAAAAGAAGAAATTATTAATTACACTAAAAAACTTGCACTTGCTTTAAAAATTAAAGGACTTTTAAATATACAATTTGTATATTTTGAAAATAAACTTTATGTATTAGAAGTAAATCCAAGAGCTTCAAGAACATTGCCGTTTTTAAGTAAAGTAATTAATAAAAACCTAGCAAATATAGCTTTAAAAGCTGCTTTAGGAATAAGCTTAAAAGAGCAAGGAATTACTAAAGAATTTGAAGAAATACAAGGAATGTATTATGTAAAAGTTCCTGTATTTAGCTTCTCAAAATTATCTTTAGTTGATACAGTTTTAGGGCCTGAGATGAAAAGCACTGGAGAAGTTATGGGAACTAGCACAAGTGCTAATAAAGCACTTTATAAAGGTCTTGTTGCAAGTGGCGTTAGGATAGAAGAATTTGGCGGAGTATTATTTAGTATTGATGATAAAAATAAGGCTGATTCACTTGAGCTTGCTCGTGGATTTATGAACTTAGGTTATAAAATCTTAGCTACTAAAAATACAGCAATTTATTTTAATAATCACGGAATTAATGCAATTAGTGTTAATAAATTAGGCGATGAAGATGACATAATTTCAAAAATTGTTAATGGAGAAATTACATTAGTAATTAATACCCCAAGAGATGCAAAAAATAGCCTTAGTGATGGATTTAAAATAAGACGCGCAGCAAGTGAGAGTAAGGTTGCAAGCTTTACAAATCTTGATATTGCAAAAGCTTATTTAAAGGCTTTAGAAGAAATATCATTAAGCGTGTATTCTTTATAA
- a CDS encoding dihydroorotase, whose translation MLLKNCNAFIDNKFVKTDILIEGKKIVKIAPNIDYSGEIIDVKGKLVSAGFVDIHQHLREPGYSHKESIKTGSMANAKGGITTACAMPNLKPVPDTLENLKLELDLIQKDSCMKVLPYGAITMEEKGQSLVNFSQLAPFVFAFSDDGRGVANAKIMKDAMKECAKLNKYVIAHCEDLDLVEGGHMHDGVQSKKLGIKGISSSSESVQVARDMLLCKECNSNYHVCHISAKESVAMVEFGKKLGVNISCEVTPHHLISCDEDIKEDNGMWKMNPPLRSKADRDYLINALNEGIIEVIATDHAPHSKDEKQGGFNKAYFGIIGSEFAFSLLYTKLVKTNLVKLETILNAFSTNPKKRFNLENAGELKVGSIADIVVIDLDKTWELKEDEIVSLGKNTPYLGSVLSSKVELTICDGKIIFKGE comes from the coding sequence ATGCTTCTTAAAAATTGTAACGCATTTATAGATAATAAATTTGTTAAAACTGATATTTTAATTGAAGGTAAAAAAATAGTAAAAATAGCTCCTAATATTGATTATAGTGGAGAAATAATTGATGTTAAAGGTAAGCTTGTTAGTGCGGGTTTTGTTGATATTCATCAGCACCTACGTGAGCCAGGATATTCACACAAAGAGAGCATAAAAACAGGTTCAATGGCGAATGCAAAAGGTGGAATTACTACAGCTTGTGCTATGCCAAATCTAAAACCTGTGCCTGATACTTTAGAGAATTTAAAACTTGAATTAGATTTAATTCAAAAAGATTCTTGTATGAAAGTTCTTCCTTATGGAGCTATTACTATGGAAGAAAAAGGTCAAAGCTTAGTTAATTTTAGCCAATTAGCTCCTTTTGTTTTTGCGTTTAGCGATGATGGAAGAGGTGTTGCAAATGCAAAAATTATGAAAGATGCAATGAAAGAATGTGCGAAATTAAATAAATATGTAATTGCACATTGCGAAGATTTAGACCTAGTTGAAGGCGGTCATATGCACGATGGAGTTCAGTCTAAAAAATTAGGAATTAAAGGAATTTCAAGTTCAAGCGAGAGCGTGCAAGTTGCAAGAGATATGCTACTTTGTAAAGAATGCAATTCAAATTATCATGTATGCCATATAAGTGCTAAAGAAAGTGTTGCGATGGTTGAGTTTGGCAAAAAACTTGGAGTAAATATAAGTTGTGAAGTAACTCCACATCATTTAATTTCTTGTGATGAAGATATTAAAGAAGATAATGGAATGTGGAAGATGAATCCGCCTTTAAGAAGCAAAGCTGATAGAGATTATTTAATAAATGCTTTAAATGAAGGCATAATTGAAGTAATAGCAACAGACCATGCACCACATTCAAAAGACGAAAAGCAAGGTGGATTTAATAAGGCTTATTTTGGAATTATAGGAAGTGAGTTTGCGTTTTCATTGCTTTATACAAAATTAGTAAAAACTAATTTAGTAAAACTTGAAACAATTCTAAACGCTTTTAGCACTAATCCTAAAAAAAGATTTAATTTAGAAAATGCAGGGGAGCTTAAAGTTGGTTCGATAGCTGATATTGTAGTAATTGATTTAGATAAAACTTGGGAATTAAAAGAAGATGAAATCGTTAGTTTAGGCAAGAATACGCCTTATTTAGGAAGTGTATTAAGCTCAAAAGTAGAGCTTACAATTTGTGATGGAAAAATTATTTTTAAAGGAGAATAA
- a CDS encoding aspartate carbamoyltransferase catalytic subunit, with protein MRDYLTTKNLSNDDFYTLIKKALYYKQHDGFFKNYENQIIANLFFEDSTRTRTSFEVAELKLGFRVLNFSASSSSVNKGESLYDTCKTFESLGTSVLVIRHKQNNYFDDLVGLNAKVVNAGDGSGAHPSQCLLDLVTIYEHFNTFNGLKIAIVGDIKNSRVAKSNKDALERLGAKVFLAAPPIYQDNSYNEYYKLDEIIDEVDVCMLLRIQHERHDKNELDLEKYRKSFALTTNNYKRLKNDAIIMHPAPINRGVEIDSCLVECEKSKIFTQMSNGVFARMAILDYVYERI; from the coding sequence ATGCGTGATTATTTAACAACTAAAAATCTTAGCAATGATGATTTTTATACGCTTATAAAAAAAGCTTTGTATTACAAACAACACGATGGCTTTTTTAAAAATTATGAAAATCAAATCATAGCTAATTTATTTTTTGAAGATTCTACAAGAACAAGGACAAGTTTTGAAGTTGCTGAGCTTAAGCTTGGCTTTAGAGTGCTTAATTTTTCTGCTAGTAGTTCAAGTGTAAATAAAGGCGAGAGTTTATATGATACTTGTAAGACTTTTGAAAGTCTTGGAACTAGCGTTTTAGTAATTAGACATAAACAAAATAATTATTTTGATGATTTAGTAGGACTGAATGCTAAAGTGGTTAATGCAGGTGATGGAAGTGGAGCACACCCATCTCAATGTTTGCTTGATTTAGTAACGATTTATGAGCATTTTAATACTTTTAATGGTTTAAAAATAGCAATAGTTGGAGATATAAAAAATTCTCGTGTAGCAAAATCAAATAAAGATGCGCTTGAAAGACTTGGAGCTAAAGTATTTTTAGCTGCACCTCCTATTTATCAAGATAATTCTTATAATGAATATTATAAATTAGATGAAATTATAGATGAGGTTGATGTTTGTATGCTTTTACGCATTCAACACGAAAGACACGATAAAAACGAATTAGATTTAGAAAAATATAGAAAATCTTTCGCACTTACAACTAATAATTATAAAAGATTAAAAAATGATGCAATCATAATGCACCCAGCCCCAATTAATCGTGGAGTAGAGATTGATAGTTGTTTGGTTGAATGTGAAAAATCAAAGATTTTTACCCAAATGAGTAATGGTGTATTTGCTAGAATGGCAATACTTGATTATGTATATGAAAGGATTTAA